In one window of Poriferisphaera corsica DNA:
- a CDS encoding multiheme c-type cytochrome: MTFRAIFTAVIVASALLLVVLMVNSRRPEIEVAQPTVDLVRASGKCAECHSRETHAIVFEYSLSGHAKAKVNCLECHQALPGQQKMEHRGFIIANRLTSKNCSQCHAQQYDQFLRSRHAAPAWAAVKGPDDFTAEQILFAEKYHKGAVKRPANKLAALEGGPAIEVGCAKCHNIGKPNLDGSIGTCTACHARHASSVELARLPQTCGQCHMGPDHSQIEIYNESKHGVLFNQQRGIMDLKAKPGTLTTNDMPVPTCATCHMSGLNGLKSTHDTSERLSYWLFAPVSEKRPNYTLAQANMQDVCKQCHTAPYVERFYQEAESVVDATNVKIGKARDQMLKLKADGLLEHAPFSQEIDFVYFDMWHYFGRTAKHGAFMGGADFVQWHGNYELLHSQVMLDELAKKLEEEHEK, translated from the coding sequence GTGACATTTCGAGCAATATTTACAGCGGTTATCGTTGCAAGCGCATTATTGTTGGTCGTTTTGATGGTCAACTCGAGACGGCCTGAGATTGAGGTGGCACAGCCAACGGTTGATCTTGTACGTGCATCTGGGAAGTGTGCGGAATGCCATTCGCGCGAGACGCATGCGATTGTATTTGAGTATTCGTTGTCTGGGCATGCGAAGGCGAAGGTGAATTGTTTGGAATGCCACCAGGCTTTGCCGGGCCAGCAGAAGATGGAACATCGTGGGTTCATTATTGCGAACCGATTGACTTCTAAAAATTGTTCGCAATGTCATGCACAGCAATATGACCAATTTTTGAGATCCAGACATGCGGCACCGGCATGGGCAGCAGTGAAAGGGCCGGATGACTTTACGGCTGAACAGATTTTGTTTGCTGAAAAATATCACAAAGGGGCGGTTAAACGGCCTGCGAACAAGTTGGCGGCTTTAGAGGGCGGACCTGCGATCGAAGTGGGGTGCGCGAAGTGTCATAACATTGGGAAGCCGAACCTGGACGGATCCATTGGGACGTGTACAGCATGTCATGCTCGTCATGCATCGTCGGTTGAGTTGGCGAGATTGCCGCAAACGTGTGGGCAGTGCCATATGGGGCCGGATCACTCGCAGATTGAGATTTACAACGAATCTAAGCACGGCGTGCTGTTTAACCAACAGCGAGGGATCATGGATTTGAAGGCGAAGCCGGGAACGCTGACAACGAATGATATGCCGGTACCGACGTGCGCAACGTGCCACATGTCGGGGCTTAACGGGTTGAAATCGACGCATGACACGTCGGAGCGTTTGTCATATTGGCTGTTTGCGCCAGTATCAGAAAAACGACCTAACTACACGTTAGCTCAGGCGAATATGCAAGATGTCTGTAAACAGTGCCACACTGCACCATATGTTGAACGTTTTTACCAAGAAGCAGAATCGGTTGTTGATGCAACAAACGTGAAGATTGGTAAGGCTCGCGATCAGATGCTGAAATTAAAAGCGGATGGCTTACTGGAACATGCGCCTTTCTCGCAGGAAATTGATTTTGTGTATTTTGATATGTGGCATTACTTCGGCCGCACAGCAAAACATGGTGCATTTATGGGCGGTGCTGACTTTGTGCAATGGCATGGGAATTATGAATTGCTGCACTCGCAGGTCATGCTTGACGAATTGGCGAAGAAGTTAGAAGAAGAGCATGAGAAATGA
- a CDS encoding PEP-CTERM sorting domain-containing protein — protein sequence MKSMFTTGALLAATLAFAGSASAAVLFESDLSSAEASKFAVAGTADSAAQFGFDYSALGIEAAPNGSGDTVGLRLAANMSAGAAHEVAVVTNQSFSGKYIVKFDAWANVNGPFPGGGGGSTEFFGGVVGHDGVTAGRNGAGLLITGDAGSARDIRGYKDAGEQDIASGQYAVTSQNQDALVPIFGHGDQGYAAPIWQQENYTQQNGSAIKDSEGIPTGEFNDPNLYAGAAGFAWHAFEAVVDSEAGTVKWALDGVDIITIDSNIGSAVATDGKAGLLYMDLFGSVSDNADLSFGVFDNFVITDVPEPASLALFGLGGLAMLRRRK from the coding sequence ATGAAATCTATGTTTACTACAGGCGCGCTTTTAGCAGCAACATTGGCTTTTGCAGGCTCAGCATCGGCAGCGGTTTTGTTTGAATCTGATCTAAGTTCAGCAGAAGCTTCCAAGTTTGCAGTTGCAGGTACGGCAGACAGTGCTGCACAATTTGGTTTTGATTACAGCGCATTAGGTATTGAAGCTGCACCTAACGGTAGCGGCGACACGGTTGGCCTTCGTTTGGCAGCAAACATGAGTGCTGGCGCTGCGCATGAAGTCGCAGTTGTCACAAACCAATCATTCAGCGGCAAATACATCGTCAAATTTGACGCATGGGCGAACGTGAACGGCCCATTCCCCGGCGGCGGCGGCGGCTCAACTGAATTCTTCGGTGGTGTTGTTGGTCACGATGGCGTGACAGCTGGCCGTAATGGTGCAGGCTTATTGATCACTGGTGATGCTGGTTCAGCACGTGATATTCGCGGTTACAAAGATGCGGGCGAGCAAGACATTGCTAGCGGGCAGTACGCTGTAACAAGTCAGAACCAAGACGCTTTGGTTCCGATCTTCGGTCACGGCGACCAAGGTTATGCCGCTCCAATTTGGCAGCAGGAAAACTACACACAACAGAACGGCTCAGCTATCAAAGATAGCGAGGGTATCCCAACTGGTGAGTTTAACGACCCGAATTTGTATGCCGGTGCCGCGGGTTTTGCATGGCACGCATTTGAAGCAGTCGTAGATTCGGAAGCTGGTACCGTGAAGTGGGCTCTTGATGGTGTAGATATCATCACGATCGACAGCAATATAGGCAGTGCGGTTGCGACTGACGGTAAAGCTGGCTTGCTCTATATGGACCTATTCGGTTCAGTGTCAGATAATGCTGATTTGAGCTTCGGCGTGTTTGATAACTTTGTTATCACAGACGTGCCAGAACCTGCATCACTGGCACTGTTCGGTCTTGGTGGTTTGGCAATGCTGCGTCGTCGTAAATAA